The nucleotide window TGACAATTGAATAGCTGTCCATCAATAGAGCTCCGGTGATTATGACAGTGTCCGTAAAGTGAGTTGGCGGATCGTCATAAAGATCGACTGGTCTCTCTTCCAAATGCAAATTATCGTAGGCATCGCGATTCATGAAAATGAACGGACTGAAATACAATGTCTGCTTTATCCGTTGAATAGGCCTCTTGGAGGAGACCTCCGCTTTCAACACAAAAGGTTTGGACTTCTCGTCCAGGTTTTTCACACTGAAACTATCCAAAGTAAATCTTTTTTCGTCTCCCAACAGCCATTCTGCCACCAAGAGCCGCCCTTCGTCCCCGTTGGGCAGATTCTGAAAAAAGGAGCGAAGGTCTTGCGCATTAATACCTGTCAATACCGCAGTGACGCCCGCAGTGAGGTCTCCCGCCTGTGAGACTTCGAAATGGCTCGTGCGTACGATCTGATTTTTCTCAGGCCTGTCAGTCGGTGTGGTGACCAGGACTCCGCCGGTATCGGTGACGAGAAGGATATGAATCCCCTGCACATCCCTCCGTAACTCTCCGGGCGCACACTGGTCGCATGTTGGATCCATCCAGAGCGTGTCACCATCGACAATTGCCACAGCTATCGCATGATTAAAGTTGAAATCGGGAAACTCTGCATCGACAGCCCCGTTGCCGGTGGTCAGCACGAGCGCCGGATAGGCCGCAATGCCAATATTCCGCAGTCGGGAAACAAGCAATGTCGACAAGTCCTTGCAGTCGCCATATCCTTTGCTTTCAACACTCGCGGCCGAGTGCGGCTGCCATCCGCCGATGCCGATAGAAACCGAGACATAACGGCATGTGGCTGTGATGCGGCTGAATTCTGCCCATGCCTTCTCAATCATCTCCTGCTTATTGGAAGAAGCGGGAATTGGGGTATTACTCTTGAGATAGCGGGAATCGGCGAGGTGTTTGTACCACAGCCCGATATTTTTCCAGCTTCGACCCTCAAAGCTGTATTTCTCCAATTCAAATGTGGGGGCCAAGAGCGAAAGCCGTGCCTTGTCTTGCGCTTCGGGTGGGAGATGGCTCAGGTCTGCTTTGGCTGGCAAATTGGAGAACGCCCATGTCAGAATGCGTTTTCCTGACTTAATTTCTTCCAGAGGGCTCTGGTCAAAACCATATAGTTTGTAATCGATAGGCTTATCCTCCGCGCTCCTCAGCTCGATTGTTGCCTGTTCAGTTGGAATGGGCCATTGGAGACTGGGACTTGGGAGAAAGAATAGCGATAAAATATCAAGTTCATAGTCAAATTCTATACTGTATGGATACTTCTGCGACAGTGCCCGAAAGTAAAAGAGACAATCATCAGCATACAAAGTGTAGTCCGCGCCAAAACCGCACTGTTTACTCATATCCCCATGATTGCGTTTGTAAAGGAGCTTGTTATTGGCGTCAAAAACCCTGATTTCTACAGATTTAATCTTCTCGAATTTTGATTCTGGGACGCTTAAAAACGAAAATTCTTCCCCCTTTGGATTGTCGATACTAATCCGCGTGTGACGAAGAACTCGCGCGGTATTGCCATTCACGGTAATACGATAATCAAGCTCATTAATTCTCGCCCCATAATCTTTGGCCTGAGCGGACGGACTTACTCCGGCCACAAGAAATAAACCGGCAATCATGATTCTGGCCGTATTTTTGAAAATGCTCACTGGCATGTCATAACTATATCATCTTCTTGCGCCTGGGCAATGGACTCAAAAAGTTTTCTTAACTCATCGTATTCGCTTGGCACAAATATCGTCTGGGAGACTATAAGGCGGCTGTCTATCAAAATGACGCCGTCAGCGAAGCTCGCTTGACGTATATATTTCACCCCTGCTATTTCAAGGGTGAGGTTTTTGGGCAGTTCAACCGATGAGACAGTCCTATCGGCGCGAATAGACATCATACTATGGTAGGTGAAAGGGAAATTAAAATCCACAGGGAAAAAGCGCTTGGTATTTTTGAATGGGTTCTCTCTCATATAATAGCTGATTGGTTTCAGAACCACATTGTTGTCCAGCGTCTGAACGTAATCATTCATTGTGAATTGTGTTTCCAATGCATACAGGCCCGATGAATCGGTGGATATACTCCCCGTGTCATAACTATAAGGACTGCCTATCTCATCGAGAATCTGCCCGCTTATAAATTCTTTTAGATCGCTTTTCTCGCTCAGATCTCCGTACTCAGGCGCAAAATATCCAAGGAATGTGCAACGGGTCGAGCAGTGCGCGATTTGGCTGCTGTCGACCAGCAAATTGGTCACATCGAGACGATAGTTGCGCGGCTCAACCCGAAGGACATTGACAAGCTGAGATTCCTTGCCATCAACCAAAAAGCCGCCGTCGACCAGACACGATGGCGGGAGCATGCCAAGAGGGCAATGTCTGCTCGAGGCGTCAAGAAATATTACCGATGAGTCCAACTGGGCAAAGGTAAGGATGTGATTAAACTGACTCAGATGATAGGATTGAGGGTTAAACTTTCGATTCCCTCTGGTGCTTATTAGCACCGGCCAAGCTTGGATACCCGACTTTTTCAAAAGCTCGGCCAAAAGAATATTCTTTTCCTCTGCCGAGCCATAACCGGCTTTGAGAAACGCCTTTAAGTTGTCATTATTGAGCCACCGTCCGCTGTTTGATTCTGTTTTGTAATCACGGGTGACGTGCTCATAGAGCGCAGAGAGTTTCTCCTCCTGTGTTGTCAGACCAGATGTCAGCTTTGCGCTCAGTTCATCGGCATTTCCGCTTTGTGTGTACTCATCGAGATAGTCCTGGAACTCTTTGCCGAGTTCGTTCCAGTTACGGATATAGTTAAACGTTTGTTGAGGACTCTTATAGGACTCAAGCTGATAGTTGAGGGAAGAATAATAGTCTTCTTGCGCCCCCATGAACTGTTCTTCTTTTATAGGCGGGAGATTATTCTGAGTCCATGTGAAGCTCATGAATGGCTGAGCCAAATTATCAGGGTTCGGGTCCTCTTCGGTTATAGGGTCCTTAAAGCCACGCGGTGCGTTTGAAAATGATGAGCTATAGGTAAAACCCGGGGCCAGTACGAGTGTAAATTGGGACTGAAGCGTATATATTTCGTCCTGAAAATACCATGGGTCAAGGTTTGAATATCTGTTATTCAAGTCACCGTAACTGTATTCGATAATGCAGCCGCTGTCGAGCGAAGGAAAGGCAAAGGTCACTATCTCAAACGAACCCGACGTCTTGGTGAAGAAATCTTTTTTATCAACCTTTATGGTCTCTCCATTGGGAAGAATCGTATGGGCTCGGAGACTTTTGATGGCGTCCCCCTCGTGATAGATAATTTCGGCATTGCCGGCTTCGTCTGCGCCAGCCTTACTCAACACCTTTATCCGAATATGACGCTTGTATTTTATCCCCATTTCGTTCGCCGTCACACTCAGCACCGCCCGGTCGAATAATATCACCGCGTTCGCCTCAGGGTAGTCGGCTGGAGCGACCACGGACTTCTCCTCGGGCGTCACTTTTCCCCAATTTTTCCCCCAATTCTCGCTTGTGGATGCCTGAGCGGTTTGAAAGGCCACAAACAGCCCCATCCACACGATCATGCCTCCACAGATAAAACACGGCTTTTCCTTTTTTATCATTCTTAGTAACCCTTTTGCCGCTACACCTATTTTGTTTTTTGAACTTGAGGTAATTACACCCGTGGCTTTTAATTTACCTGTTTGCTTGACTGTTTTCAAGCATTATTACGAGTGGTGCGGTCCTCATACGGGGGGCAAGGTTCTCTTAGTTTGTATGTCGATACCTTCCGAGGTCTCGACATCGTTGTTTCGTGCGGGGCAGTCCGCCACGATCGGTGTGGCCCCCTCGCATTGTCATTCCAGTCCGCCGGTGGCGGAGAATCCAGGGTCAATAAACGTGCGGGGCGTCGCGCCTGCCCGCTGTGGCGGGGCGGGTGACCTGACGGTCTCTTCACTTATGCCTGCCTGCTCCCGACGCCAGCTAATCAAAAGGATTAATCCTCTTATCCCTCCTTTGGTCGATTTCTATTTATCGGTTTATACCCCTAATTAGTATTGGTTTTGAATTAGACGGTCGAAACAAAAGCCGTTTTGATATTACTGTAATACAGGAAGCGAGTTATTGGAAAATATGTCTGTACACGAACTGCAAAACCGCGAACTGATCGAGCTTATCGACAATCTTCGAGAGCGGCTCAACAACGCCGAAGAAGAACTGCGCGAGATCCGCGAGATCAATGACACGAATCAAGACGCGCGGCTTCGACTTGTCGTTGAACACATGCCTGTCATGATGAACGCCTTGGACGAGCATGACAATTTTGTGGTGTGGAATAAGGAATGCGAGCGGGTTACCGGTTACAGAGCGGACGAAATCATCAATAATCCCAACGCCTTTACACTTTTATATCCCAATGCAGATTACCGCAAAAGACTGTTGTCCAAAATGTTTGAGTACTCTGGCACGAATACATCATATCATATCGCGATTGGGAGTGGGAGCTCACCTGTAAAGACGGATCAAAACGAATTATTGCATGGAGCAATAGTTCCATTCTGGCTCCGATCCCGGGTTGGAATACTTGGGGAACAGGGGTCGATGTTACGGATCGCAAACGAGCCGAAGAAAAATTTCAGTCACAATCAATCTTACTCGAAGCGATCTTAAAAAGTATTGGCGATGGCGTTATCGCCCTCGGCAAAGATGGCTCGGTCAAAATAACAAATCCTGTATTCGATCAGATTCTCGGTGTGCCGTTTCAAAAGAGCGTTCAGGCCACACTTGCTGCTGAAGATCGTGCCAAGGGATTCGGAGTATTCACGGAAGATGAAGTAACACCTATTCCGGTTCAGCTTTGCCCGCTTCTTGCAACGCTTAAGGGAGAATCGCATGATAATATTCCGCTCTTCCTGCGTTCTCCCGGGAGTCCGGATGGCATCTATCTTTCGGCCACTTCACGCCCCGTGGTAGATGACACCGGGAATATCCTTGGCGGCGTATGTGTCTTTCACAATGTCACGGGAATAAAGCAATCTGAAAAGACTCTGCGAGAAAGTCAGGACCGGGTGACGATGGCGATGGACACCGCAAAGATGGGTGTGTACGAAGTAGATATCGCAACAAGCCGCGTGTTATGTGACGCTCGACTTACTGCTCTTCTTGGCTTTGGGGTAGACGAACCAGTGGATATAAACAAAGGAATTGGACGTATACACCCCGATGACCGTGCGTATGTAAGCAGACAATTGGACAAAGCTTTTGACCCTCGTACCGGCGGCCTCTTTTCAGAAGAATATCGTGTGTGCATCCCAGCCGGGACGACGGTCTGGGTAACCTCACGGGCAAAGATCTATTTTAACGGAGAGGGGGATGAGCGTCATCCTGTCAAGATGCTTGGAGTCTGTGTTGATATCACCGAGGAAAAACGAGCCGAGCTCGAACTTAAAGAGAGCCAGTATTTCCTCGAGAAAGCTCAGCAGATCGGCAAAATCGGCAGTTGGGTCTCCGATTTACACAGCGACGGCCAGCTTATCTGGTCAAAAGAAGTCTACGAAATCTTCGGTCTGAACAAAGAGAACTTTGACGGTCAGGTCGACACCTTCTTTGAACGTGTCCATCCCGATGACAGGCAGGCTGTCAAAAAGGCAAGCCAGGAGGTTATTAAAGGTCAGTCCTCCTATGATTTAGACCATCGCATTATTCGTCCCGACGGAACGCTCGTCTGGCTCCATCAAAGGGCTGAACTAATCCATGATGGCGACGGAAAGCCGTCGAAACTCATAGGTGTGGTCAAAGACATCACCGAACGAAAATTAGCTCAGGAAGAAACACTAAAATTGAATGCCGAGCTCGAAGCGCGGGTAACTGCGCGAACGGCTCAGTTGAACGAGCTCAACAAGGAATTTGAAGCCTTTGCGTATTCTGTATCACATGACCTTAATGCCCCCGTGCGCGGGATCAACGGCCTCTCCCTTGCGCTTTTTGAAGACCATTTTAATAAACTAGACGATCATGGAAAGGATTATATCCGTCGCATTCGGGCGGCCTCCAAACGGATGGGATATCTGATTGAAGATTTGCTGAAACTTTCCCGCCTTACCCGCGATGAGAGAGGATGCGAACCCGTTGATTTAACGGGTCTGGCTTCAGCTATTGCCATCGATTTTCAATATAATGAACCAGAGAGGGATGTTACCTGGATTATCCAGCCGGATATGATTGCCGATGCCGAGTCCAGACTTGTGCAGATCATGCTCGAAAATCTTCTTCAAAACTCCTGGAAGTTCACAAGTAAACATCCTCACGCGCTTATCGAAATCGGCTCATTTGAAAAGGATAGCAAAATTGTATATTATGTCAGGGACGACGGAGCCGGTTTTGATATGGAGTACGCAGATAAGCTCTTCGGGCCCTTTCAACGTTTTCACACCATTTCCGAATTTGAAGGAAATGGAATCGGACTTGCCACTGTCCAGCGCATTGTACGTCGCCATGGGGGAACCATTTGGGCAGAAAGCGAAATCGAACAAGGAACTACAATATTTTTCACACTATCACAACCGGAGAAATAAAATGTCAAACAAATGCATTTTACTCGTCGAAGACAATCCCGATGACACAACGCTTATCGTCCGTGCGCTGAAAAAGGGAAATATCGCAAACGAAATTGTTGTCGTTCAGGACGGCCTGGAGGCTATCGAATACCTCACAGGAAAAGGGGCCTACGATGGACGTAAAGTTTCCGAACAACCGGCGCTCATTCTGCTGGATTTGAAACTGCCAAAACTCGACGGCATAGAAGTTCTCAAACGAGTTTGGGCTGAAGAAAATCTGAAAGAGGTCCCGGTTATAGTTTTGACCTCGTCGACCGAAGACCGCGACATCATCAAAAGTTACGGACTTGGCGCGAACAGCTACATCAGCAAGCCGGTTGACTTTGAAGAGTTTGATATCGCTTCGATTTCGTTTGTAAAGAGGTTTTAACAATGACAGAGGGAGTTCGCAATGACTGATGAAATTAAAAATGTGCTGCTCATTGAATCGAGCAGGCTGCTCAGAGAGGTACTTACCGAGATGCTCAGCGTCCAGCCAGATATGAACGTCGTCTGTTCTCCGGGTTCAGAAGATGCTCTTGAAAAGGCGCGTGAGATGAATCCTCATGTTGTCTTGGTTAGCCTTGACATCAAGAACACACAGAGTTTTTCGATTCTCGAGCAAATTAAGACAGAATGCCCGTTGGCGAAAGTAGTCGCAATGGGTCTTGTGGCCGAAGAAACAAATATCGTTGAGTTCGCCCGTGCTGGCGTCACCGGATTTATTCTCCGCGAGGCCACACCTGAGGATTTTGTTCACACCATCCGGGATGTTGCCGCCGGATCGACTGTTCTACCCCTGCACCTGACCAATTCCTTATTCACGCAGTTAGTCGCGGGAACAATCGCAAACCCTTTCAATGGCAAAAAGGAACCTCCCGGATTTGACCGGATGACCACGCGAGAACAGGAGATTATTGGCCTGATTTCGAGAGGGATGAGCAACAAGGAAATTGCAAGCTCGCTCAATATCGCTACTCATACCGTGAAAAGCCATGTGCACAATATTCTTGAGAAATTGTCGCTCCAATCACGCTTGCAGGTCGCGCGATACGCCAATGTCCGGCAGATTGCGGCTCAGCAATGAAAAGCGATATCGAATATGGCAAACAGTGAATTCGCATAATTCCTGATGGACTTAATATAGTATATAGTGCTGTTATTTTCGAAGATTGATTTCGTCGATGCGCTGAAGCGGTTTGCAATAGTCGCGGCACTTCTGGTGTCGGGTATCGGCTTGATCACTTTGTTCAGCTACCTATCCGGCTTGGAGCATACGGTAGCGCTCTACCCTGATTCTTTACCAATGCCTCCGCTGACGGCAGTTGCTTTCATTGGTGCCGGTTTAGCATTGTTCTTCGCAAAGCATTGCAGCGCTAATCCCCGAATACTTTTGACGGGGAAGCTTCTGACGGGCCTCGTCGGAGTTGTCGGCCTCATAAAAATCGCCCTCACACTCTCCGCCACACACGGTACGCTTGCTCATCTGTCGGTTCCATTTCTGAGTGTCGTGGAGCTCGGCGATTTATATTCAAGAGTATCGAATCAAGCTGCGATCTGCTTTATTCTTTTCAGTCTTTCAACTTGGTTGTATTACTCCAAGAGCCAAACAACATCGCGAGTCGCTCAGACGCTCACTATTGCACTTGGTGCTTTTAGCTTTCTAATCTTTGTCGGATATTTGTATGGAGTCGATCCATACATCAATGACATCAGTAATACCTCGATGGCCTTCGTGACATCCTTTTCTTTTGTCCTGCTCTCTCTTGGTACTTTGTGCTTGCAGCCCACGTGGGGGATTATGGGGATTGTCACGAGTCAGGGACTTGGCGGGATCATGATTCGCCGTCTGCTCCCACTCGCATTTTTGGTCCCGCTCGGACTGAGAGCATTTCGCTATGTCGGAGAAAATATTGGCTTGTTTGGTATTAAAGAAGCCGTGGTGATAGAAAATATCTCGTTGGTTATCCTGCTGACCATTTGTCTCTTCATAATTGCGCGATTCATCAATAGACTCGACGCCGAACGTATAGCCGCCGTCGAAGACCTGCACCTCAATGTCATCCAGCTTGAGGTCGCCAATCGCAAACTCGCAGCATTCAACAATGCCGTCTCGCATGACCTCCGCGCCCCGCTTCGCTCTATTGAGGGATTATCGACCGTTTTGGTGGAGGATCACCGGGATAAGCTTGATGACGAAGGGCGGAGGCTGCTCCAGCGCATTGGCGTCGCGGCTAAAAAGATGGGGTCGCTTATAACGGAATTGCTCAGCCTTTCCCGAGTCAGCACAATCGAGCTTCGCATTGAAAGAGTCGATTTGAGCGAAATCGCCCGAAGCCTCATAAAAGAATTCGAACAGTCGCACCCGGATCGCGCCGTTGAATGCAAGATATCTAATGGCCTAGTCGTCACAAGGGATATCAATTTGCTCCGTATCGCGCTTGAGAATCTTTTATCGAATGCCTGGAAATACCCATCAAAAACACGGTTGCCACAAATTGAGTTTGGAAGCACAAAGATTGATGACCGGCTTGTCTATTTCATAAAGGATAACGGCGCGGGATTTGATATGACTTATGCCGATAAACTTCTTAATCCGTTTCAAAGGCTTCACCGCGTTGGTAAAAAATTTGCAGGTTCCCGGTCCGATGAAGTGACACTCTGTGCAGTCGCATTAATATTTATCTCGCTTGCTCCGACTGCGGCGTGTCAGTGAGGTAAGACGTCAGTCCGCCGCGTCTGCCCGCCCCGCCACAGCGGGCAGGCGTGGAGGGTCGGACTCGCAACAACATACTGGGGGGTGTTGAGTGAATGAGGGTACCCCATCCGCTTGCGGTGGGATCTTTATCTTGGCGAATATCGGACGTCAGGATCACAAGGATCACTGACCTACCAAATATCCGAGAAGATGAATTCTCCGCCTTCGGCGGACTGGAATGACAATAGGAAGACGAACCCGCCACAGCGGGCAGGCATGAGATTGTCATGCCGTCATATTTACTCTAGAGGTCTATTTTGTCAGTAACTGTTTCTGCCAATTGTGGCGGCTGTCATACCGAAACAAAGGATGGAGCGCCATTAATCCAGTCGCCCCTATTTGCTTTTCGAGATAGTCAATCTCGTTGAGTTTAGACTGCAAATCCTCGTCCGGCCCAATCACTATCCCCGCTTCCTGCATCAGCAGTTGACCCTTGGCCTGTACCGCAAGTTCTGTGCGGAGTCGCAGGAGACAGAGCATATCAGCAACCACGACGGCCGGGAAATAATCGCGCAACGACGCAAGATATTTTCCGGTTGGACTTTCGGAAAATGTCGATGATGCAATGAGTTCTATAAGTTCCACTTCGCGGTCAAGACCGCTCCCGAGCCATTTTCGCGTGCCATTCTCACTGAGATGAAAGACGACAACAATCAACAGGGGAAGCACGGCGAGAATAACCAATGTCCCAACCACCGGCGGCAGAAAGAAATGATTGTAGAGCGAATGGAGCGCTGTTGCGCATAACAGCCCAACGAGTATAGCTCCTGCCTGATATGATCGCTTCCTTTCAATCGCAGACGCAATTATAATCGCAGTTATCGCCGTCACCGCGCCATGCATTATGGCTGTCCCAAAGCCGCGGACAAACGAGAGCAGAATATTAGAGTCGGGTAAAGTCCAGACAAGCACAAAAATATTTTCAACAATGGCAAATCCTGCGCCTATGCCAAAGCCGTAGATGGCCGCATCAACCATGAATCCAATCTTTCGTTTTCGAAAAAGAAACAGAAGATAGAGAGTCTTGAAAGACTCTTCGACAACCGGCGCGACGTATCTCGAGACGGTCGACGAATCAGGAATCTGCAGAAGATCCATTAGCGCACGATTTGCGCCCAGAGAAAGAAAGGCCGCGACAAACCCGGCTCCGACGGCAATAAGAACCGACCTCACCGAAACGAGTTTGAAACTATCGATATAAATAAGCGAGACCAGAAACAACGCGACAGGAAAGAGCGCAAGAGCAAGCGCGATTAATTCTTTTAGAACAGTTTCAAGCACAGCATTATCTCATCGGAAGAGTCATATCCTTCCTCAAAAGCTAATGCATACCCGAATGAAAAAGTAGATTTAACATGGGACAGCAAAGTCATTCTTAAGTCGGCCTGCCCGCCGACAGAGATCACTTTTCTTCGCCATTCAGGAGAATTAACATTGGTGATAATTCCCGATGAAAAAACAGCGGCGCGAATCCATGTGGCATAAAAACTTGAGTTGCCCAGCCGGCGAAACCGAATTGGAGGCAGGGTCCATTCGACCGTGGCTTTAGTGTAATTAGTGCCGCCGATGGCATTTAATTCTGTGCCGGGAAAGCTGTAGCTCATGCGGTAGCGTTTCTCGGTCTGATAATCAACCCAGTTATTGCCAAAGCCGCCAAAATAAAAGTTGGAGAGCGGTTCGGCATGAATCCCCGGCGAATATCCGGCTGAGGTGCGCAACCAAATTGATGAATGCTTGATGGGTAGAGCCAGGCCAATATCTGTTCCGGCTGAAACACTCGAAAATACATGCCTGCTCGCGATTCGATTTGACGATGTGACCTGCCAGCTATGGCCGTATTCATTATCGACCGCGCCGATTGTCGATTGCAAATTTTGATATGAAAGAGAACCTGTCACAGAAAGGAACCGGGTAAATGTGGTAGCGATGTTTTG belongs to Candidatus Zixiibacteriota bacterium and includes:
- a CDS encoding transglutaminase family protein, which codes for MSIFKNTARIMIAGLFLVAGVSPSAQAKDYGARINELDYRITVNGNTARVLRHTRISIDNPKGEEFSFLSVPESKFEKIKSVEIRVFDANNKLLYKRNHGDMSKQCGFGADYTLYADDCLFYFRALSQKYPYSIEFDYELDILSLFFLPSPSLQWPIPTEQATIELRSAEDKPIDYKLYGFDQSPLEEIKSGKRILTWAFSNLPAKADLSHLPPEAQDKARLSLLAPTFELEKYSFEGRSWKNIGLWYKHLADSRYLKSNTPIPASSNKQEMIEKAWAEFSRITATCRYVSVSIGIGGWQPHSAASVESKGYGDCKDLSTLLVSRLRNIGIAAYPALVLTTGNGAVDAEFPDFNFNHAIAVAIVDGDTLWMDPTCDQCAPGELRRDVQGIHILLVTDTGGVLVTTPTDRPEKNQIVRTSHFEVSQAGDLTAGVTAVLTGINAQDLRSFFQNLPNGDEGRLLVAEWLLGDEKRFTLDSFSVKNLDEKSKPFVLKAEVSSKRPIQRIKQTLYFSPFIFMNRDAYDNLHLEERPVDLYDDPPTHFTDTVIITGALLMDSYSIVIPNLDSANSANAQASVSFVREPDRVVAIMQQVRHVRRIPSADFVSFGQYILKRKALLDKPIKFEVN
- a CDS encoding DUF3857 and transglutaminase domain-containing protein, whose translation is MIKKEKPCFICGGMIVWMGLFVAFQTAQASTSENWGKNWGKVTPEEKSVVAPADYPEANAVILFDRAVLSVTANEMGIKYKRHIRIKVLSKAGADEAGNAEIIYHEGDAIKSLRAHTILPNGETIKVDKKDFFTKTSGSFEIVTFAFPSLDSGCIIEYSYGDLNNRYSNLDPWYFQDEIYTLQSQFTLVLAPGFTYSSSFSNAPRGFKDPITEEDPNPDNLAQPFMSFTWTQNNLPPIKEEQFMGAQEDYYSSLNYQLESYKSPQQTFNYIRNWNELGKEFQDYLDEYTQSGNADELSAKLTSGLTTQEEKLSALYEHVTRDYKTESNSGRWLNNDNLKAFLKAGYGSAEEKNILLAELLKKSGIQAWPVLISTRGNRKFNPQSYHLSQFNHILTFAQLDSSVIFLDASSRHCPLGMLPPSCLVDGGFLVDGKESQLVNVLRVEPRNYRLDVTNLLVDSSQIAHCSTRCTFLGYFAPEYGDLSEKSDLKEFISGQILDEIGSPYSYDTGSISTDSSGLYALETQFTMNDYVQTLDNNVVLKPISYYMRENPFKNTKRFFPVDFNFPFTYHSMMSIRADRTVSSVELPKNLTLEIAGVKYIRQASFADGVILIDSRLIVSQTIFVPSEYDELRKLFESIAQAQEDDIVMTCQ
- a CDS encoding PAS domain S-box protein, with the protein product MSVHELQNRELIELIDNLRERLNNAEEELREIREINDTNQDARLRLVVEHMPVMMNALDEHDNFVVWNKECERVTGYRADEIINNPNAFTLLYPNADYRKRLLSKMFEYSGTNTSYHIAIGSGSSPVKTDQNELLHGAIVPFWLRSRVGILGEQGSMLRIANEPKKNFSHNQSYSKRS
- a CDS encoding PAS domain-containing protein, with protein sequence MPFQKSVQATLAAEDRAKGFGVFTEDEVTPIPVQLCPLLATLKGESHDNIPLFLRSPGSPDGIYLSATSRPVVDDTGNILGGVCVFHNVTGIKQSEKTLRESQDRVTMAMDTAKMGVYEVDIATSRVLCDARLTALLGFGVDEPVDINKGIGRIHPDDRAYVSRQLDKAFDPRTGGLFSEEYRVCIPAGTTVWVTSRAKIYFNGEGDERHPVKMLGVCVDITEEKRAELELKESQYFLEKAQQIGKIGSWVSDLHSDGQLIWSKEVYEIFGLNKENFDGQVDTFFERVHPDDRQAVKKASQEVIKGQSSYDLDHRIIRPDGTLVWLHQRAELIHDGDGKPSKLIGVVKDITERKLAQEETLKLNAELEARVTARTAQLNELNKEFEAFAYSVSHDLNAPVRGINGLSLALFEDHFNKLDDHGKDYIRRIRAASKRMGYLIEDLLKLSRLTRDERGCEPVDLTGLASAIAIDFQYNEPERDVTWIIQPDMIADAESRLVQIMLENLLQNSWKFTSKHPHALIEIGSFEKDSKIVYYVRDDGAGFDMEYADKLFGPFQRFHTISEFEGNGIGLATVQRIVRRHGGTIWAESEIEQGTTIFFTLSQPEK
- a CDS encoding response regulator; amino-acid sequence: MSNKCILLVEDNPDDTTLIVRALKKGNIANEIVVVQDGLEAIEYLTGKGAYDGRKVSEQPALILLDLKLPKLDGIEVLKRVWAEENLKEVPVIVLTSSTEDRDIIKSYGLGANSYISKPVDFEEFDIASISFVKRF
- a CDS encoding response regulator transcription factor, yielding MTDEIKNVLLIESSRLLREVLTEMLSVQPDMNVVCSPGSEDALEKAREMNPHVVLVSLDIKNTQSFSILEQIKTECPLAKVVAMGLVAEETNIVEFARAGVTGFILREATPEDFVHTIRDVAAGSTVLPLHLTNSLFTQLVAGTIANPFNGKKEPPGFDRMTTREQEIIGLISRGMSNKEIASSLNIATHTVKSHVHNILEKLSLQSRLQVARYANVRQIAAQQ
- a CDS encoding histidine kinase dimerization/phospho-acceptor domain-containing protein, which translates into the protein MLLFSKIDFVDALKRFAIVAALLVSGIGLITLFSYLSGLEHTVALYPDSLPMPPLTAVAFIGAGLALFFAKHCSANPRILLTGKLLTGLVGVVGLIKIALTLSATHGTLAHLSVPFLSVVELGDLYSRVSNQAAICFILFSLSTWLYYSKSQTTSRVAQTLTIALGAFSFLIFVGYLYGVDPYINDISNTSMAFVTSFSFVLLSLGTLCLQPTWGIMGIVTSQGLGGIMIRRLLPLAFLVPLGLRAFRYVGENIGLFGIKEAVVIENISLVILLTICLFIIARFINRLDAERIAAVEDLHLNVIQLEVANRKLAAFNNAVSHDLRAPLRSIEGLSTVLVEDHRDKLDDEGRRLLQRIGVAAKKMGSLITELLSLSRVSTIELRIERVDLSEIARSLIKEFEQSHPDRAVECKISNGLVVTRDINLLRIALENLLSNAWKYPSKTRLPQIEFGSTKIDDRLVYFIKDNGAGFDMTYADKLLNPFQRLHRVGKKFAGSRSDEVTLCAVALIFISLAPTAACQ
- a CDS encoding PrsW family glutamic-type intramembrane protease gives rise to the protein MLETVLKELIALALALFPVALFLVSLIYIDSFKLVSVRSVLIAVGAGFVAAFLSLGANRALMDLLQIPDSSTVSRYVAPVVEESFKTLYLLFLFRKRKIGFMVDAAIYGFGIGAGFAIVENIFVLVWTLPDSNILLSFVRGFGTAIMHGAVTAITAIIIASAIERKRSYQAGAILVGLLCATALHSLYNHFFLPPVVGTLVILAVLPLLIVVVFHLSENGTRKWLGSGLDREVELIELIASSTFSESPTGKYLASLRDYFPAVVVADMLCLLRLRTELAVQAKGQLLMQEAGIVIGPDEDLQSKLNEIDYLEKQIGATGLMALHPLFRYDSRHNWQKQLLTK